A genomic segment from Colletotrichum higginsianum IMI 349063 chromosome 5, whole genome shotgun sequence encodes:
- a CDS encoding GMC oxidoreductase encodes MTTTYDFVIVGGGVAGLVVATRLSEIPDIQILVLEAGEDQTADPRVNIPALGPSLVKTPSDWQFRTVPQEGLGGREIAVPQGRLLGGSGALNGLSFTVTTKSNVEAWADLGNPGWDWPTFKEASKKTYTIASGEGQGPLKLSLPDNAESFWPKVWQDTIRGLGFVNSCDPLSGQGVGSSITPDTVDPDTKQRSYAASAYLGSAKSRSNLTVVTGALVRKIVFKTDADDIVAEAVQYTKDGETKTVTARKEIVLTAGTLNSSRLLELSGVGNAELLRELDIDVVLDNPHVGENLQNHVMVGASFEALPEHDTMDGVVRQDPAAIGAAMEAYGKGTGPFARSGTSATAQLPLPGGEDITQLLDKLNGPKTSAAPAFTKALEAYVRSVLSSSSEPSGYYLSFPGYALFSGDGTMAPPPPGDEKYFTIAILLAHPLSRGSSHITSASLDSPAVAIDPAYLSHPFDVEVLARHAQLLEKIAASEPLRSQLKAGGKRNPTNTLTDVEQAKEFVRQTAVGAHHFTGTCSMMPRALGGVVDEKLRVHGIRGLRVADASIVPITVRANPQATVYAIGERAADLIKSSL; translated from the exons ATGACTACGACTTACGACTTTGTCatcgtgggcggcggcgtcgccggcttGGTAGTGGCGACACGTCTGTCCGAGATCCCGGATATCCAAATCCTGGTGctcgaggcgggcgaggaccAAACGGCGGACCCTCGCGTCAATATTCCCGCACTGGGACCCAGTCTTGTCAAAACGCCTTCTGACTGGCAGTTCCGAACGGTGCCACAG GAAGGTCTAGGTGGTCGGGAGATTGCCGTTCCTCAGGGCCGCCTCCTCGGTGGCTCGGGAGCGCTCAATGGGCTCTCCTTTACGGTCACCACCAAGTCCAACGTCGAAGCGTGGGCCGATCTGGGCAACCCCGGTTGGGACTGGCCTACGTTCAAAGAGGCCTCCAAGAAGACCTACACCATCGCATCTGGCGAGGGGCAAGGTCCTCTCAAGCTGTCCCTGCCGGACAACGCAGAGTCTTTCTGGCCCAAGGTCTGGCAGGACACCATTCGCGGGCTGGGCTTTGTGAACTCTTGCGACCCCTTGAGTGGCCAGGGTGtcggcagcagcatcacGCCCGACACCGTAGACCCCGACACAAAGCAAAGAAGTTACGCTGCTAGCGCGTATCTCGGGTCCGCAAAGTCCCGGTCCAACCTCACGGTTGTGACGGGAGCACTCGTCAGGAAAATTGTCTTCAAGACTGACGCCGACGATATTGTCGCTGAAGCCGTCCAGTACACCAAGGATGGCGAAACGAAAACAGTGACAGCACGAAAGGAGATTGTGTTGACGGCTGGCACGCTCAACTCATCTCGACTCCTCGAGCTCTCTGGTGTCGGAAACGCGGAGCTTCTACGTGAACTCGACATTGACGTTGTGCTTGATAACCCTCACGTCGGCGAGAACCTTCAGAACCATGTCATGGTCGGCGCAAGCTTCGAGGCGCTTCCAGAACACGACACCATGGATGGCGTTGTCCGTCAGGATCCTGCAGCCATCGGGGCTGCCATGGAGGCGTATGGTAAGGGTACGGGACCGTTTGCCAGGAGCGGGActtcggcgacggcgcagcTCCCTCTGCCGGGTGGCGAGGACATCACCCAGCTGCTCGACAAGTTGAACGGGCCCAAGACATCTGCGGCTCCGGCCTTCACAAAGGCGCTGGAGGCGTATGTGCGGTCCGTCCTGAGTTCGTCCTCGGAGCCTTCGGGATACTATCTCTCGTTTCCTGGGTACGCCTTGTTCAGCGGAGACGGGACCATGGCACCGCCCCCTCCTGGCGACGAGAAGTACTTCACGATAGCCATTCTCCTCGCTCACCCACTCTCGCGAGGTTCGAGCCACATCACGTCTGCGTCGTTAGACTCGCCCGCCGTTGCCATCGATCCCGCCTATCTTTCTCATCCTTTCGACGTCGAAGTTTTGGCCAGACACGCCCAGCTCCTGGAGAAGATTGCAGCCAGCGAGCCGCTCCGCAGCCAGCTCAAGGCCGGAGGAAAGCGTAACCCGACCAATACCTTGACTGATGTCGAGCAGGCCAAAGAGTTCGTGCGCCAGACCGCGGTTGGCGCCCATCACTTCACGGGCACTTGCTCCATGATGCCTCGTGCACTAGGCGGTGTggtcgacgagaagctccgGGTGCACGGTATCCGTGGTCTGCGGGTGGCTGACGCCTCTATTGTCCCCATAACGGTGCGCGCCAACCCGCAGGCAACCGTGTATGCCATTGGTGAGCGGGCTGCCGATCTGATCAAGTCGAGTCTTTGA
- a CDS encoding Integral membrane protein, which translates to MPGAGSRGIGLLVWIVVFTFVDASVLCLRAWSARVMRRSFYWDDGMIMFAFANLVALEGVVIWAIYNGLGKHTDELSLEEYAVQFKLILASGVTWLLGTVFIKMAILWLYTRIFATAQFKRWSRVLMGFTGAYGVAFLIIFMTRCLPVSQQWAPVPGGHCRDITIDQIVSVTINIVLDIAMTVLPMPALWGLQMPLKNKIAVSAMFGMGFATIAIMIWRLVNTVVTIGDPDFVYNLHDIGLISLLELWIGIIIACLPTLGPLFKTYVKPAVSRFGSKLTDPSTDKGGAAVHLKDLSSSGHSGRHLPRRTYDKLGDNVSYDDLERAEMPGAGAAVTTKCQFSPEFEAPRGSRPGIYVHQDIASETHQRGRGGLSQ; encoded by the exons ATGCCTGGCGCAGGGTCGAGGGGCATCGGCCTCCTGGTTTGgatcgtcgtcttcacctTTGTCGACGCTTCGGTGCTGTGTCTGCGGGCATGGTCCGCGAGGGTGATGAGGAGATCGTTCTACTGGGACGATGGGATGATTATGTTTGCGTTT GCCAACTTGGTGGCGCTGGAAGGCGTGGTCATCTGGGCCATTTACAATGGTCTGGGAAAACACACCGATGAGTTGTCGCTTGAGGAATATGCCGTGCAGTTCAAG CTCATCCTCGCCAGCGGCGTCACCTGGCTCCTCGGTACCGTCTTCATCAAGATGGCTATCTTGTGGCTCTACACGCGCATCTTCGCTACGGCCCAGTTCAAGCGCTGGTCCCGGGTCCTGATGGGCTTCACGGGCGCCTACGGCGTCGCGTtcctcatcatcttcatgACCCGGTGCTTGCCCGTGTCGCAGCAGTGGGCGCCCGTCCCCGGTGGCCACTGCCGCGACATCACCATCGACCAGATCGTCTCCGTGACCATCAACATtgtcctcgacatcgccatGACGGTACTCCCGATGCCGGCGTTGTGGGGCCTGCAGATGCCCCTGAAGAACAAGATTGCCGTCAGTGCCATGTTTGGCATGGGCTTTGC AACGATCGCCATCATGATCTGGCGCCTCGTCAACACGGTCGTCACGATCGGGGATCCGGACTTCGTCTACAACCTCCACGACATCGGCCTCATCAGCCTCCTCGAGCTGTGGatcggcatcatcatcgcctgCCTGCCCACCCTCGGCCCGCTGTTCAAGACCTACGTCAAGCCCGCCGTCTCGCGCTTCGGCTCCAAGCTGACGGACCCCTCGACCGACAagggcggcgcggccgtCCACCTCAAGGACCTCTCGAGCAGCGGCCACAGCGGCCGCCACCTCCCGCGCCGGACGTACGACAAGCTCGGCGACAACGTCTCctacgacgacctcgagcgcgCCGAGATGCCAGGggcgggcgccgccgttACGACCAAGTGCCAGTTTTCCCCGGAGTTCGAGGCGCCGCGGGGCAGCAGGCCGGGCATCTATGTCCACCAGGACATCGCATCCGAAACACATCAGCGGGGGCGCGGGGGTCTGAGTCAGTAG
- a CDS encoding BRCA1 C Terminus domain-containing protein translates to MGILIVQDNQPCDYLAAPHMVRTVKFLKTLAKGPTILSSDFIDAALDTGEVPDPDEFLLKDKENEKKFGVTIETAVSRARANLGKLLWTVPIYCTANICNGPDSYKAIAEANGAMFKLYRARSGTTIKPTTEEEDGGAPPEPVYLLSSNSAEERSLWPKFEEMARKGHMDPRIVAADWLLDVAMTQQVSFDEKYLARNFFDKGA, encoded by the coding sequence ATGGGCATTCTCATCGTACAGGATAACCAACCATGCGACTACCTCGCCGCACCTCACATGGTGCGGACAGTGAAGTTCCTCAAGACGTTGGCCAAGGGACCGACCATCCTCTCCTCCGATTTTATCGACGCTGCCCTGGATACGGGCGAGGTCCCTGATCCTGACGAGTTCCTCTTGAAGGACAAAGAGAACGAGAAGAAGTTCGGCGTCACGATCGAGACAGCGGTGTCCAGAGCGAGGGCCAATCTTGGCAAGCTCCTTTGGACTGTCCCCATCTACTGCACGGCCAACATCTGCAACGGCCCCGATAGCTACAAGGCCATTGCCGAGGCCAACGGAGCCATGTTCAAGTTGTATCGTGCGCGCAGTGGTACGACCATcaagccgacgacggaggaagaagacggcggcgcacCGCCCGAGCCGGTCTACCTCCTCAGCTCCAACAGCGCCGAAGAAAGATCACTGTGGCCCAAATTCGAGGAAATGGCGCGGAAGGGTCACATGGACCCTCGCATAGTCGCGGCCGACTGGCTCTTGGATGTGGCCATGACGCAGCAGGTGTCTTTTGACGAGAAGTATCTTGCCCGGAACTTCTTCGACAAGGGCGCATAA
- a CDS encoding FAD binding domain-containing protein, which produces MVSLLNLLTLAPAVVSALSISRIAPGANPGKHFGHEIAQRDSACRCFPGEDCWPTTAKWAAFNQTVGGRLIATVPIGAVCHDSSFGAYDEAQCAALQNSWASSETHIQTSSSVMAAFFANQSCDPFVDRTERCVIGTYVQYAVKAASYDDYVKTINFAQDNNIRLVIRNTGHDYLGKSTGAGALALWTHHLKDISVVDYKSAGYTGKALKVGAGVQAGEAQAAAHAKGLVVVGGNSPTVGIAGGYTQGGGHGPLVSKYGLAADQVLEWEVVTSEGLRIVATPTKYSDLYWALSGGGGGVYAAVLSMTVKAYPDTIVSSANLTFTNAGVTDDVFYGAVGTYLKTLPDIVDAGAVSIWLLAAGMFLVQPTTLPNKTKEELQALLQPTLDALDAAGITYDFNIGQYNTFLDSYNDMNPEPAVTEFNIGGRLMPRSLVADDASTATLTDTLRSIANGGALVSGLTINVARPAGAVANSVHPAWRTALFSAVVGTPYSRTDFSTLVSGQRTVTDTIVPALKALTPGGGAYLNEADRNEVEFETTFYGNNYAKLKAIKKLYDPRSTFYALTGVGSDDWEVRSDGRLCSVA; this is translated from the exons ATGGTGTCACTGCTCAACCTGCTCACGCTCGCCCCCGCGGTTGTCTCTGCCCTTTCCATCAGCCGAATTGCTCCGGGAGCCAACCCAGGAAAGCACTTTGGCCATGAAATCGCCCAGAGAGACTCGGCTTGCCGCTGTTTCCCCGGCGAAGACTGCTGGCCGACAACGGCCAAGTGGGCGGCCTTCAACCAGACCGTCGGTGGGCGTCTCATCGCGACGGTGCCTATCGGCGCTGTCTGCCACGATAGCTCGTTCGGTGCCTACGACGAGGCCCAGTGCGCGGCTTTGCAGAATAGCTGGGCCAGCTCCGAGACGCACATTcagacctcgtcgtcggtgatggccgccttcttcgccaacCAGAGCTGCGACCCTTTCGTCGACCGCACCGAGCGCTGCGTCATCGGCACCTACGTCCAGTACGCCGTCAAAGCCGCCAGCTACGACGACTACGTCAAGACGATCAATTTCGCCCAGGACAACAACATCCGCCTCGTCATCCGTAACACAGGCCACGACTACCTCGGAAAGTCgaccggcgccggtgccctAGCGCTCTGGACGCACCACCTCAAGGACATCAGCGTCGTGGACTACAAGTCCGCCGGCTACACCGGCAAGGCGCTcaaggtcggcgccggcgtccaagccggcgaggcccaggccgccgcgcACGCAAAGGGGCTCGTTGTTGTGGGAGGCAACAGCCCGACGGTCGGTATCGCGGGAGGCTACACGCAGGGTGGCGGTCACGGACCGCTTGTGTCCAAGTATGGCCTCGCGGCCGACCAGGTCCTCGAGTGGGAGGTTGTCACCTCCGAAGGCCTGAGGATCGTCGCAACCCCCACCAAGTACTCGGATCTCTACTGGGCTCTgtccggcggcggtggtggcgtGTATGCCGCCGTGCTATCCATGACGGTGAAGGCGTACCCCGACACAATCGTTTCGTCTGCCAACTTGACCTTTACCAACGCTGGCGTCACGGACGATGTCTTTtacggcgccgtcggcactTACTTAAAGACGCTTCCCGACATTGTCGATGCCGGAGCCGTCAGCATCTGGTTGTTGGCCGCCGGCATGTTCCTCGTGcagccgacgacgctgccCAACAAGACCAAGGAAGAGCTCCAGGCTCTGCTCCAGCCGACCCTCGATGCGCTCGACGCCGCTGGCATCACCTACG ATTTCAACATTGGCCAGTACAACACCTTCTTAGACAGCTACAACGACATGAACCCGGAACCGGCCGTCACCGAGTTCAACATCGGCGGTCGTCTCATGCCTCGGTCCCtggtcgccgacgacgcctcgACCGCGACGCTCACTGACACGCTGCGTtccatcgccaacggcggTGCCCTCGTGTCCGGTCTCACCATCAATGTCGCTCGGCCTGCGGGCGCGGTGGCCAACTCGGTGCACCCGGCGTGGCGCACTGCCCTCTTCTCGGCCGTTGTCGGAAC ACCGTACAGCCGGACCGACTTCTCGACGCTCGTCTCCGGGCAGAGGACGGTGACGGACACTATCGTGCCGGCGCTCAAGGCGCTGACGCCCGGAGGCGGGGCGTACCTCAACGAGGCAGACCGTAACGAGGTCGAGTTCGAGACGACGTTTTACGGCAACAACTACGCCAAGCTCAAGGCAATCAAGAAGCTGTACGACCCGCGCAGCACGTTCTACGCGCTGACGGGCGTGGGTAGTGACGATTGGGAGGTTCGTAGTGACGGCCGGCTTTGTTCGGTGGCGTAA
- a CDS encoding BRCA1 C Terminus domain-containing protein, with translation MADPLSLFAECTFAFVPSAYLAPKEISELAEIVKGRGGTVLDPRRDGSIRLEAVSHIVSNTIDFPQFTETQAYMIPVINPGWIKASILRSKQAQVRPYSPDPRMFFCKVTITCAGLPEIDKETIIGATLAMGGMETADVSRQTTHICALSMDHPKCITAKEKGLKCKIVLPHWFEDCFKLGKRIDEGPYMLPEPEILRRPENQGEVQIPQYNHLQGATSTTPNHLADGPRRAATIFRDKKVMLSADLNITARSLEVVKQLIVNGGGRIVDDVDICDYFVCQYRHGDQYVKAAQSGKDVGNLSWLYHLITHNEWTSPLRRLLHYPVPKDGIPGFKDLKICLSNYGGDARIYLENLIRATGATYTKTMKAENTHLITARNSSEKYEAAKDWNIETVNHLWIEESYAKCEMQRVSVPKYSHFPVRTNLGEVIGQTFFDEYCLREAHYPGGEEHMSPQAQRKRKILEAAQENSYNHGPAEGVVIGRQEVKEQEVVDDSFMTPIRPKKGSRDKENDTPSVISTGSRSAKSKALTNLQRIAPDIALYEKEKKRAKDGNGPWGGKRAADQIDRERRRTSSPAQPMDIDEDDERPAKKSRSSRPDVEMRVVLTGFTRWVNGKSKEDSERAS, from the exons ATGGCTGACCCATTGAGTTTATTCGCAGAATGCACCTTCGCCTTCGTACCAAGCGCCTACCTGGCTCCCAAGGAAATCAGCGAGCTGGCAGAAATCGTCAAGGGCCGTGGCGGTACAGTCCTTGACCCGAGACGCGATGGCTCCATTAGGCTCGAAGCGGTTTCCCACATCGTTTCTAACACCATCGACTTTCCCCAGTTCACCGAGACCCAAGCCTACATGATCCCCGTCATCAATCCGGGTTGGATCAAGGCATCCATCCTGAGGAGTAAACAGGCCCAGGTTCGGCCCTACTCCCCCGATCCGCGTATGTTTTTCTGCAAGGTCACCATCACCTGCGCCGGACTCCCCGAAATCGACAAGGAGACCATCATTGGCGCCACCTTGGCCATGGGCGGTATGGAAACCGCCGACGTCTCTCGACAGACCACTCACATCTGCGCCTTGTCCATGGACCATCCCAAGTGTATCACCGCCAAGGAAAAGGGACTCAAGTGCAAGATTGTCCTGCCTCACTG GTTCGAAGACTGCTTCAAGCTCGGCAAACGAATCGACGAAGGCCCCTACATGCTCCCCGAACCCGAAATCCTGCGCAGACCCGAGAACCAGGGCGAAGTTCAGATCCCCCAATACAACCATCTCCAGGGAGCGACCTCGACCACTCCTAAtcacctcgccgacggccccCGCAGGGCCGCCACAATATTCCGAGACAAGAAAGTCATGCTCTCGGCGGACCTTAACATCACCGCACGATCGTTGGAGGTTGTCAAGCAGCTCATTGTCAACGGAGGTGGCAGGATTGTGGACGACGTGGATATATGCGACTATTTTGTCTGCCAATACCGCCATGGAGATCAGTATGTCAAGGCAGCTCAGTCAGGGAAGGATGTCGGAAACCTGTCTTGGCTCTATCATCTTATCACCCACAACGAGTGGACATCCCCTCTCCGTCGGCTTCTCCACTACCCGGTTCCCAAGGACGGCATCCCGGGCTTCAAGGACCTCAAGATATGCCTTTCCAACTACGGTGGCGACGCTCGCATATACCTCGAGAACTTGATCAGAGCAACGGGCGCCACGTACACCAAGACGATGAAGGCAGAAAACACCCACCTCATCACGGCACGAAACAGTAGCGAGAAGTacgaggcggccaaggactGGAATATCGAGACGGTCAACCACCTGTGGATCGAAGAGAGCTACGCCAAATGCGAGATGCAGAGGGTTTCCGTCCCAAAATACTCCCACTTCCCGGTTCGCACGAATTTGGGCGAGGTTATCGGCCAGACCTTTTTCGACGAGTACTGTTTGCGGGAGGCCCACTACCCCGGTGGCGAGGAGCACATGTCGCCGCAAGCTCAGAGGAAGcgcaagatcctcgaggcTGCGCAAGAGAACTCGTACAACCACGGACCTGCAGAGGGCGTGGTCATCGGCAGACAGGAGGTGAAGGAGCAAGAGGTCGTTGACGACAGCTTCATGACGCCCATCCGTCCCAAAAAAGGCAGCCGTGACAAGGAGAACGACACTCCGTCGGTCATCTCAACAGGCAGCCGAAGCGCAAAGAGCAAGGCCCTCACCAACCTCCAGCGCATCGCCCCGGATATCGCACTGTacgagaaggaaaagaagcgagccaaggacggcaacgGTCCGTGGGGTGGCAAGCGTGCTGCCGATCAAATCGACAGGGAACGCCGGCGCACATCAAGCCCGGCGCAACCCATGGATatcgacgaggatgacgaaaGGCCGGCCAAGAAGAGCAGATCTTCGCGCCCAGATGTCGAGATGAGAGTTGTATTGACTGGCTTCACAAGATGGGTCAATGGCAAATCCAAGGAAGACTCAGAAAGGGCAAGTTAG
- a CDS encoding Cytochrome P450, with protein MLSSGGDQTGPSHGTKSHAGFDDEPTGWCKSDPRSKSSLDLDNGLQDRAFIGFELTRIYQIRHTSFMMNVLFHSGYEGVLVYGLGLVCGIAVHQGIFIHGEWHVQAPQIFLGHLWLFSCFAGLSRYYSDTAIGKLCQSLLVLSAGYLPGLFASIISYRVFFHRLSTAGFKGPWYARVTKLWHVWACRDCKNHLVLEKLHEQYGDFVRTGPSEITVFHPGVFMAVDGPRSECIKAEWYDILHPDRALVTTRVKPIHAARRREWNRGFSAQALVQHESKILKYIEQLDLCIEADAKAHVASEVRNLFFWFGFDVMGDFVFSKSFDMLHQQQWHHIIVRLQRALSLLGPFSPAPWLIQVGFKLGPRVGVLKDWFDMVAWCERQMRVRLDAETPKPAMPDLAHYLMELDDGQTEQKDRLTWLFGDSLLAIVAGSEPTAAAFIGIFCELAKHPEHADMIHEELKDVDATNIKTLTGLPHLNAVINEGLRLYPALLTGGARKTTENGATIGGTFIPPHTTIIAPRHVISRREDCFERANEFIPERWTTRPEMVRNAAASAPFGTGHHSCLGRFLATDTMRFVVARLVSKYRFRLAPGETGCRVFDDIRDQFTSNPGPLSLCFELR; from the exons ATGCTGTCGAGCGGGGGAGACCAGACTGGTCCCAGCCATGGAACCAAGAGCCATGCCGGCTTCGATGATGAGCCGACTGGCTGGTGTAAATCAGATCCGAGGTCGAAGTCTTCTCTGGACTTGGATAATGGACTACAAGACCGCGCATTCATCGGCTTCGAGCTTACACGGATTTACCAAATACGCCACACAAGCTTCATGATGAATGTTCTTTTCCACTCCGGCTACGAGGGCGTCCTCGTTtacggccttggccttgtctGCGGCATTGCCGTCCATCAGGGAATATTCATTCACGGCGAATGGCACGTACAGGCGCCTCAGATTTTCCTGGGTCATTTGTGGCTCTTCTCTTGCTTTGCCGGTCTGAGCAGATACTACAGTGACACTGCCATCGGAAAGCTCTGTCAGTCTCTGCTGGTTCTTTCTGCCGGATATCTCCCCGGGCTTTTTGCCAGCATCATCTCATACAGAGTCTTTTTCCATCGTCTCAGCACCGCCGGCTTCAAGGGCCCGTGGTACGCCCGAGTCACGAAGCTTTGGCACGTCTGGGCGTGTCGAGACTGCAAGAACCATTTGGTCTTGGAGAAGTTGCATGAGCAATATGGTGATTTCGTGAGGACTG GACCGAGCGAGATCACCGTCTTCCATCCAGGAGTCTTCATGGCCGTGGACGGTCCTCGGTCTGAGTGCATCAAGGCCGAGTGGTATGACATCTTGCACCCCGACAGAGCACTTGTCACGACACGCGTCAAGCCCATCCACGCAGCTAGACGCCGTGAATGGAACCGCGGGTTCTCGGCACAAG CCCTTGTCCAGCACGAGTCAAAGATTCTCAAGTATATTGAGCAGCTAGATCTGTGCATTGAGGCCGATGCCAAAGCGCACGTCGCTTCTGAGGTCCGCAACCTGTTCTTCTGGTTCGGGTTCGACGTCATGGGCGATTTCGTCTTCAGCAAGTCCTTCGACATGCTGCACCAGCAACAATGGCACCACATCATTGTGCGGCTGCAGCGTGCTCTGTCCCTTCTGGGGCCTTTCAGCCCGGCTCCGTGGCTCATACAGGTTGGCTTCAAACTCGGCCCACGGGTCGGCGTTCTCAAGGACTGGTTCGACATGGTCGCCTGGTGCGAGCGGCAGATGCGTGTGAGACTGGACGCCGAGACCCCGAAGCCAGCCATGCCAGATCTCGCTCACTACTTGATggagctggacgacggccAGACGGAGCAGAAGGACCGCTTGACATGGCTTTTCGGTGACAGTTTGCTTGCCATTGTGGCCGGGAG TGAGCCTACGGCCGCCGCTTTCATCGGCATCTTCTGCGAGCTGGCGAAGCATCCGGAGCACGCCGACATGATCCATGAGGAGCTCAAAGACGTCGATGCAACCAACATCAAGACCCTCACAGGCCTTCCCCATctcaacgccgtcatcaacGAGGGTCTCCGTCTGTACCCAGCACTCCTCACAGGCGGGgccaggaagacgacggagaACGGGGCCACGATCGGTGGAACCTTCATCCCGCCTCACACGACAATCATTGCCCCGCGTCACGTTATATCCCGGA GAGAGGACTGCTTCGAGCGGGCCAACGAGTTCATCCCCGAGAGATGGACCACCCGTCCGGAGATGGTCCGCAATGCGGCGGCTTCTGCGCCATTCGGAACAG GTCACCACAGCTGTCTTGGTCGCTTCCTTGCCACGGACACAATGAGGTTTGTTGTTGCCAGGCTGGTCAGCAAGTACCGCTTCCGCCTCGCACCGGGGGAGACGGGTTGCCGTGTGTTTGACGACATCAGGGACCAGTTCACATCCAATCCGGGCCCCTTGTCGTTGTGTTTCGAATTGAGATGA
- a CDS encoding Short chain dehydrogenase translates to MQPPLPSITPTWRNDTYDAISPSRPELSAAGKTVIVVGAGSGIGRETALAFASAGAARVIVLGRTKATIAETAESLPPSVQNEVHALDITDEEALTKVAATVGQWDVLVLTAGYVSNPSPVAGSASDEWWQSFETNTKGTYLVTKAFLPTANPSHATVVALTTGTTALPAVALPGLSAYMASKLAQTKIIEFLAAENPNVFAATLHPGMVETDIFKKSGAKAEALPMDKVQLPAHFTVWLASPEAAFLNGRTVWANWDVEELKNSAGAIQSGQLLTSGINGWPYTSLA, encoded by the exons ATGCAGCCCCCTCTGCCCTCCATCACGCCGACCTGGCGCAACGATACGTACGATGCCATCTCGCCCTCGCGCCCAGAGTTGAGCGCGGCGGGGAAGACTGTCATCGTAGTAGGCGCG GGTAGTGGTATCGGCCGAGAGACTGCCCTGGCCTTCGCCTCCGCCGGGGCAGCCCGAGTCATTGTCCTGGGACGCACCAAGGCCACCATAGCCGAGACAGCCGAGTCCCTGCCGCCGTCCGTCCAGAACGAAGTCCACGCCTTGGACATCACGGATGAGGAGGCCCTGACCAAGGTGGCGGCTACGGTCGGCCAGTGggacgtcctcgtcctgaCCGCGGGCTACGTATCCAACCCGTCGCCCGTCGCGGGATCGGCCAGCGATGAGTGGTGGCAGAGCTTCGAG ACAAACACCAAGGGGACGTACCTCGTGACCAAGGCGTTCCTCCCGACGGCCAACCCCTCCCACGCCACTGTCGTCGCCCTCACCACCGGCacgacggcgctgccggcCGTCGCGCTGCCCGGCCTGTCCGCGTATATGGCGTCCAAACTGGCGCAGACCAAGATCATCGAGTTCCTCGCAGCGGAAAACCCGAACGTCTTTGCCGCCACCCTCCACCCGGGTATGGTCGAGACGGACATCTTCAAGAAAAGCGGCgcaaaggccgaggccctTCCAATGGACAAAG TGCAACTCCCAGCCCACTTCACCGTCTGGCTGGCCAGTCCCGAGGCGGCGTTCCTGAACGGCCGTACTGTTTGGGCCAACTGGGACGTGGAAGAACTCAAGAACAGTGCCGGGGCTATCCAATCCGGTCAACTACTCACGAGTGGGATCAACGGTTGGCCCTACACTAGCCTTGCATAA
- a CDS encoding UbiA prenyltransferase has product MQHPVTGERSPLTIKHASFDDETNPSSSISISSSSRSKPSSIITGILRIPRLIWDFTESNFATFVVPNTAFGLLGGLTGSPLTTLGQPTMTTTLSVLQRLPLVVAFNWYSVLVFDLANQRGPESVDEDLVNKPWRPIPAGKVTPEQTRKAMLVAIPVVLALNYILDVWREGVFILILTWLYNDLRGGDELVRDVIIAAAYGLFNTASLKIAIGGDAEAAVTDEGYVWASIISAVILTTMQVQDLKDQAGDRGRGRATVPLFFGDRASRLSLAILVPFWSCVCVYVWNIRSWAVLLPTMSGAMVVAGVLRTRSPETDARAWKLWCLWTVCLYSLPLVGDGFVSLTTHG; this is encoded by the coding sequence ATGCAGCACCCAGTCACCGGGGAGCGCTCTCCTCTCACAATCAAACATGCCTCGTTTGACGACGAGACCAACCCAAGCAGCAGTATCAGCATCAGCAGTAGTAGCAGAAGCAAGCCGtcctccatcatcaccggCATATTGCGCATCCCCCGTCTGATATGGGACTTTACTGAGAGCAACTTCGCCACCTTCGTCGTCCCCAACACGGCCTTCGGCCTCCTGGGCGGACTCACCGGATCGCCTCTGACCACCTTGGGCCAgccgacgatgacaacgACGCTCTCGGTCCTGCAGCGTCTCCCTCTGGTCGTCGCCTTCAACTGGTATagcgtcctcgtcttcgacctgGCCAACCAGCGCGGCCCGGAATCCGTGGACGAGGATCTCGTGAACAAGCCCTGGCGCCCCATACCCGCGGGGAAAGTGACGCCCGAGCAGACGCGCAAGGCCATGTTAGTCGCCATCCCCGTGGTGCTGGCGCTCAACTACATCCTGGACGTCTGGCGTGAGGGTgtcttcatcctcatcctgACGTGGCTGTACAACGACCTCaggggcggcgacgagctcgtccgGGACGTCATCATTGCCGCGGCCTACGGCCTCTTCAACACGGCCTCGCTGAAAATCGCCATCGGCGGAGACGCAGAGGCGGCAGTCACCGACGAGGGCTACGTGTGGGCGTCCATCATCAGCGCCGTGATCCTCACGACGATGCAGGTGCAAGACCTCAAGGACCAGGCGGGCGaccgcgggcgcgggcgcgcGACGGTGCCCCTTTTCTTCGGCGACAGGGCTTCGCGTTTGTCTCTCGCGATTCTCGTCCCGTTCTGGTCCTGCGTGTGCGTTTACGTCTGGAATATCCGCTCGTGGGCGGTGCTGCTGCCCACCATGTCTGGCGCCAtggtcgtcgccggggtGCTCCGGACGAGGAGTCCGGAAACGGATGCGCGAGCCTGGAAGTTGTGGTGCCTGTGGACGGTCTGTCTGTATTCCCTGCCGCTCGTCGGTGACGGTTTCGTGTCGTTGACGACACATGGTTAA